The following coding sequences are from one Myxosarcina sp. GI1 window:
- a CDS encoding amidohydrolase family protein codes for MRSRHLIILGALLILLIGFISRISFAQNPPPSTSQGRQSTNVLFENVRIFDGISERLSAPSTVLVVGNQIEKISTRPFSIPEENSLTRIDGEGRVLMPGLIDAHTHLFLESGSVEELIMLGKTSPEKLFQQVGKNATAMLMRGFTSARDMAGPVFELQKAIDRGDVVGPRIWPSGAMISQTGGHGDFRSLTELPRTATSELSLGEKYGIGAIADGVPEVLRRVREQLMMGASQIKLAAGGGVASDYDPIDVSQYTEAEFEAAVEAAENWNTYVAVHAYTPRAIQTAIRAGVKCIEHGQLMDEETAQIMAENDVWLSIQPFLDDADANPYPEGSENRANQLKVAAGTDTAYNLAKKYNLKTAWGTDTLYSTEGAARQGAKLAKLIRWYTSAEVLKMATSTNAELLALSGPRNPYPGKLGVVEEGALADLLLVDGNPLENIELIEEPSNNFVVIMKDGIIYKNILSQLN; via the coding sequence ATGCGATCGCGCCACTTAATTATCTTAGGAGCATTGCTAATCTTGCTAATCGGGTTTATATCAAGAATTAGCTTTGCTCAAAATCCACCTCCTAGCACTAGTCAAGGTCGACAGTCTACCAATGTCTTGTTTGAGAATGTGCGAATATTTGATGGCATCTCCGAGCGACTGTCTGCTCCGTCTACAGTGTTAGTGGTCGGCAACCAAATAGAGAAGATTTCTACCAGACCTTTTTCCATACCAGAAGAAAACAGTTTAACTCGGATTGATGGTGAAGGTCGAGTGCTAATGCCAGGGCTAATCGATGCCCATACCCACTTATTTTTGGAGAGTGGTTCGGTTGAAGAACTGATAATGCTGGGCAAAACGTCCCCCGAAAAGCTGTTTCAGCAGGTAGGAAAAAATGCCACAGCTATGCTGATGCGTGGCTTTACCAGTGCGCGGGATATGGCGGGACCAGTGTTTGAGCTACAAAAGGCGATCGATCGCGGTGATGTAGTGGGACCGCGTATCTGGCCTTCAGGTGCCATGATTTCTCAAACTGGCGGTCATGGAGACTTTCGCTCTCTAACAGAACTGCCCAGAACAGCAACCTCCGAACTTAGTTTGGGCGAAAAATATGGAATTGGGGCGATCGCTGATGGGGTTCCCGAAGTGCTGCGCCGCGTTCGCGAGCAGTTAATGATGGGAGCCAGCCAAATTAAGCTAGCGGCTGGAGGCGGTGTTGCTTCAGACTATGACCCAATCGATGTCAGTCAATATACTGAAGCAGAGTTTGAAGCAGCGGTAGAAGCGGCTGAGAATTGGAACACCTACGTCGCCGTCCATGCCTATACTCCCAGGGCGATTCAGACGGCGATTCGGGCAGGGGTAAAATGTATCGAGCATGGTCAACTAATGGATGAAGAAACCGCCCAAATTATGGCAGAAAATGACGTTTGGCTTAGTATTCAGCCTTTTTTAGATGATGCGGATGCCAATCCCTATCCAGAGGGATCTGAGAACCGAGCTAACCAGCTAAAGGTGGCAGCAGGAACGGACACTGCCTACAACTTGGCTAAGAAGTACAACTTAAAAACAGCCTGGGGTACCGATACTTTATACAGTACTGAAGGAGCCGCCCGCCAAGGCGCAAAGCTAGCAAAGCTGATACGCTGGTATACTTCTGCTGAGGTACTTAAAATGGCAACCAGTACCAATGCCGAACTGCTTGCCTTGTCTGGTCCTCGCAATCCCTATCCTGGTAAGTTAGGCGTTGTCGAAGAAGGTGCGCTAGCCGATCTATTGCTGGTAGACGGCAACCCACTGGAAAACATCGAGTTAATTGAAGAGCCGAGCAATAATTTTGTTGTAATTATGAAAGATGGGATAATTTACAAAAATATTCTCAGCCAATTGAATTAG
- a CDS encoding alpha/beta fold hydrolase: MRKIARLIKLNAGICIGVILLTILKAKPVFSAERVIFSIPVLGDFYVSVDSLETFAKTGEITSDFEFYAKRLQPHALNQLRQVLRHRLDISPVTVSRLTNMPMGEDYLKRVGQIVSTHRKRNGMYALRSALILAAADPDGLSLLNIMRQFPTQDMRIDSNLVFSLIKESANYLEYNKTTVEAIAQEAEAELNKTQLSQSQDLRQRGAYQVVKETRTFQIDRVRQTLTGLSSFYRLDADLYFPQDFGKPAPLIVITHGFGSNRFNYSYLAEHLASHGFVVVVPEHIGSDSEYQQAFLRGELSVDVSPIEFISRPLDVTYLLDALESTAAKNLEWQGKIKFDQIGVIGHSFGGATALLLAGAELNRARLRQECDRYQFTLNASLMLQCRARYLPPGEYRLRDPRIKAALAVSPVTSIMLGPEGMGEIEIPTMVLGGSQDIVAPFIAEQAHPFLWLNATHRYLGLMTNGTHSSTSNAEEVAKMAKIMQGPRPDLGRGYLKALSLAFMEVYVRDRSDYQPYLSTSYTQTISGDALPLHLIKSLTPQQLEKAYGDVPPKPPIPEPVVAVEPQADEILAEIRRTGVLKIAMRSNAPPFGYIDPQQDLWTGYCSDLADALGTYLANKLNLGAGVEVIKLPSTAENRSELVKDTVHLECGPNTITEDAEVNFSNAFFITGTNFLVETDKNIEITPEDELNDLSIGVLENTLTEQFIRQNYPQANIVSFSGEKGRAEGVKAIATGEIDTFASDGVLLAGEVARQNLEPKQFQLVPEKPLTCDFYGLILPQSDRQWQSTVNSFLSDRQLELREKWTTGFSDKLLSDLDYCVNQQR, from the coding sequence ATGAGGAAAATCGCCAGATTAATCAAGCTAAATGCAGGGATTTGTATCGGTGTAATACTGCTAACAATTTTAAAAGCCAAGCCTGTTTTCAGTGCGGAGCGAGTTATTTTTTCGATTCCTGTTTTGGGCGATTTTTACGTTTCTGTAGACTCTCTAGAAACTTTTGCCAAAACAGGGGAAATCACTTCAGACTTTGAGTTCTATGCCAAACGCCTCCAGCCGCACGCTCTAAACCAACTGCGTCAGGTATTGCGCCACCGTCTCGATATTTCGCCAGTGACCGTCTCGCGCCTAACCAACATGCCCATGGGTGAAGACTACCTCAAGCGGGTAGGTCAAATCGTCTCTACCCATCGCAAGCGCAATGGGATGTATGCGCTGCGGTCGGCTTTAATTTTAGCTGCTGCTGACCCTGACGGGTTGAGCCTGCTAAATATCATGCGTCAGTTTCCTACTCAAGATATGCGGATCGATAGCAATTTAGTTTTCTCTTTGATTAAAGAATCGGCAAATTACCTGGAATATAACAAAACTACGGTAGAGGCGATCGCACAAGAAGCAGAAGCAGAGTTAAATAAAACGCAACTATCTCAGTCTCAAGATTTGCGACAACGAGGTGCATATCAAGTTGTCAAAGAAACTAGAACTTTCCAAATCGATCGCGTTCGTCAAACCCTAACTGGTCTATCTAGTTTTTATCGCCTGGATGCCGATCTTTATTTTCCTCAAGACTTTGGCAAACCAGCACCACTAATCGTGATTACTCACGGCTTTGGTTCCAATCGCTTCAACTATTCCTATCTAGCCGAACATCTTGCCTCTCACGGTTTTGTCGTTGTCGTTCCCGAACATATTGGCAGCGACAGCGAGTATCAACAGGCTTTCTTAAGAGGTGAATTAAGCGTCGATGTTAGTCCGATTGAATTTATTAGCCGACCTCTCGACGTAACTTACTTGCTCGATGCTTTAGAAAGCACAGCAGCTAAGAATCTTGAATGGCAGGGAAAAATTAAGTTCGACCAAATTGGGGTTATCGGTCATTCCTTTGGTGGAGCTACGGCTCTACTGTTGGCTGGAGCGGAATTAAACCGAGCGCGATTGCGTCAAGAATGCGATCGCTACCAGTTCACCCTAAACGCCTCCCTGATGCTTCAGTGCCGCGCCAGATATTTGCCGCCTGGAGAATATCGCCTCCGAGATCCGCGTATTAAAGCAGCGTTAGCTGTTAGTCCAGTCACCAGCATTATGTTAGGACCAGAAGGGATGGGAGAAATCGAAATCCCAACGATGGTTTTGGGGGGAAGTCAAGATATAGTAGCTCCCTTTATTGCCGAACAAGCACATCCTTTTTTATGGTTGAATGCTACTCACAGGTATTTGGGATTGATGACTAATGGAACCCATTCATCGACCAGCAATGCAGAGGAAGTAGCTAAGATGGCTAAAATAATGCAAGGTCCGCGACCCGACTTGGGCAGAGGTTACCTTAAAGCTTTGAGTCTGGCATTTATGGAAGTGTATGTGCGCGATCGCTCGGATTACCAGCCATATTTGTCTACCTCTTATACCCAAACAATTAGCGGCGATGCTTTACCTTTACATCTTATTAAGTCTCTTACTCCCCAACAGTTAGAAAAAGCCTATGGTGATGTTCCACCCAAACCACCCATACCAGAACCCGTTGTAGCAGTCGAACCCCAAGCCGATGAAATATTGGCAGAAATTAGAAGAACGGGAGTTTTGAAAATAGCGATGAGAAGCAATGCTCCGCCTTTTGGCTATATAGATCCCCAACAAGATCTTTGGACGGGTTATTGTTCCGATCTAGCCGATGCTTTGGGTACTTATCTTGCTAACAAGCTCAACTTAGGCGCAGGAGTAGAAGTAATTAAGCTACCGTCTACAGCAGAAAATCGCTCGGAGTTGGTTAAAGATACGGTTCATTTGGAGTGCGGACCCAATACAATTACTGAAGATGCAGAAGTAAACTTTTCTAATGCTTTTTTTATCACTGGAACTAATTTCTTAGTCGAAACTGACAAAAACATCGAGATTACTCCAGAAGACGAACTGAATGATTTAAGCATTGGGGTGTTGGAAAATACACTTACAGAACAATTTATCAGACAAAATTATCCCCAAGCCAACATCGTATCTTTTTCAGGGGAAAAAGGTCGGGCTGAGGGAGTGAAAGCGATCGCCACAGGCGAGATCGATACTTTTGCTAGCGATGGAGTTTTGCTAGCAGGAGAAGTGGCACGACAAAACCTGGAACCAAAACAGTTCCAGCTAGTTCCAGAGAAACCTTTGACTTGCGACTTTTACGGACTGATTCTGCCCCAGAGCGATCGCCAGTGGCAAAGTACGGTCAATAGTTTTTTGAGCGATCGACAACTAGAACTGAGAGAAAAGTGGACTACTGGCTTTTCTGACAAATTGTTATCCGATCTCGATTATTGTGTGAACCAGCAGAGATAA
- a CDS encoding mechanosensitive ion channel family protein, which translates to MLEKRWRTIILGFCLALILVVTPNGLTQPDSRSSPATENSISSVTVELDDRPLLVVKTKGLAPSIDERASDIKRRIEQFAKSTVSVEALNTLDTEGATLVGAENELLFGITDEDAKAVGKTRQALAKESLQKLRQAVERYREQRSIQSRIRASIIAIVSTIGLLLLLTLLNNIAPQIYQWLDEQRNRRIPNIRIQSLELVSSSQLSGFLKILTKLILRVLALLAIFWYLALVLSLFPLTRKLGTRMWGWFGSQLERFSKGFIDYLPNLMTILLIVVIAYCAIRFSRFFFSALSRGVFTLPGFYPEWAQPTHQLLTFAIVALAFASSYFYLPNAESPAFQGVSIFLGALVSFGATNAISNIFAGITLIYTRAFIVGDRVEVADKLGDIEDRTLLVTRIRTVNRELVTIPNSILLSSSIVNYSALIRETHTSLTLQTTITIGYDVPWRELHNVLIAAALATTDILDNPKPFVLQTSLDDYYVSYRLKAFTNHPERMQFIYSELHQNIQDKCNEAGIEIMSPHYTTLRDGNRTTIPENYLPPDYTTPGFQIDSQMSPIDPSSRASDNLNSSNFP; encoded by the coding sequence ATGTTGGAAAAACGCTGGAGAACAATTATTCTAGGATTTTGTTTGGCTCTAATTCTGGTAGTTACTCCAAACGGACTCACTCAACCCGACTCAAGATCTTCTCCTGCAACAGAAAACAGTATATCTAGCGTAACGGTCGAGTTAGACGATCGACCTTTGCTTGTTGTAAAAACAAAAGGGCTTGCGCCTTCTATTGATGAGCGAGCTTCGGACATCAAGCGAAGAATCGAGCAGTTTGCTAAATCTACAGTTTCAGTAGAGGCACTTAACACTTTGGATACTGAAGGAGCTACTCTCGTAGGAGCAGAAAATGAATTGCTGTTTGGCATCACTGATGAAGATGCTAAAGCAGTTGGCAAAACTCGCCAGGCTCTAGCTAAAGAATCTCTTCAAAAGCTACGACAGGCTGTCGAACGCTACCGCGAACAACGCAGCATCCAATCTCGAATCAGAGCTTCGATTATAGCTATAGTTAGTACCATCGGACTGTTGCTGTTATTAACTTTGTTAAATAACATAGCTCCGCAAATATATCAGTGGCTAGACGAGCAACGGAATCGCCGCATACCCAATATTCGCATTCAGAGTCTAGAATTAGTTTCTTCCTCTCAATTATCAGGATTTTTAAAAATACTCACCAAACTGATTCTTAGAGTATTGGCGTTGCTAGCTATTTTTTGGTATCTCGCTCTAGTACTTAGTTTGTTTCCTCTTACCCGCAAGCTTGGCACGAGGATGTGGGGGTGGTTTGGGAGTCAGTTAGAGCGGTTTAGCAAAGGTTTTATCGATTACTTGCCAAATTTGATGACCATTTTGCTGATTGTCGTCATTGCCTATTGTGCGATTCGTTTTTCGCGTTTTTTCTTTTCTGCATTGTCTAGAGGAGTCTTTACTCTGCCAGGGTTTTATCCAGAATGGGCGCAGCCAACTCACCAGTTGCTGACTTTTGCGATTGTTGCTCTGGCATTTGCCAGTTCGTATTTCTACTTGCCAAACGCCGAATCTCCAGCTTTTCAAGGAGTTTCGATTTTTTTAGGAGCTTTAGTTTCTTTTGGAGCTACCAATGCCATTAGCAATATTTTTGCTGGCATAACGCTGATTTATACTCGTGCCTTTATAGTAGGCGATCGCGTCGAAGTAGCTGACAAATTAGGGGACATAGAAGATAGAACCCTGCTGGTGACCAGGATTCGTACCGTAAATCGAGAGTTAGTGACAATTCCCAACAGCATTTTGCTAAGTAGCAGTATCGTTAACTACAGTGCTTTAATTAGAGAGACGCATACTTCTCTGACTTTACAAACTACAATAACGATCGGCTACGATGTTCCCTGGCGAGAACTCCACAATGTATTGATAGCTGCTGCCCTTGCCACAACTGATATCTTAGACAACCCAAAACCCTTTGTCCTGCAAACTTCTCTCGACGATTATTACGTCAGCTACAGACTTAAGGCATTTACCAATCATCCAGAAAGAATGCAGTTTATCTATTCAGAATTGCATCAAAATATTCAAGATAAATGTAACGAAGCAGGCATCGAAATTATGTCACCTCATTACACTACTCTTCGCGATGGCAACCGAACCACTATTCCCGAAAATTATTTACCACCAGACTACACAACACCTGGTTTTCAAATCGATTCTCAAATGTCGCCAATAGATCCTTCGAGCAGAGCATCAGATAATCTTAATTCCTCAAATTTCCCATAA